Sequence from the Nasonia vitripennis strain AsymCx chromosome 5, Nvit_psr_1.1, whole genome shotgun sequence genome:
ATATGTATGTGTGAGATTAATTGTCGAGCTACTACCCGGTTATCCTGATACAATACCTATCGTAAATTTAAGAAACCCTCGTGGTTTGGATGAAGAGACTGTGAAACAGATTCAGTCTGACGCTGATGCTAAATGCAAGGATATTGTGGGTCAGCCAATGATGTTTGAACTGATTGAGgtaataaatcaattaattttattctgaCTTATTAAACAAGTTGATtcattttattcaattatttcaacaatttttcagCTTGTCAGAGAACATTTGACAAGAAGCAATCTTCCAACTGGTCAATGTGCAGTCTGTTTGTACGGATTTCGTGAGGGAGATGAATTTACAAAAACAGAATGCTATCATCACTTTCATTCTCATTGCTTAGCAGCTCACGTTGCAGCAGCTGAACGATATTATAGAGAGGAACAAGAAAAATTGCCATTATGGCAGCAAGATACAACTAATAAATTCCAAGTGTGTGCTAAAATCACATAactaaattattctttttcatCAATATGTAATGAGttttatacattttcttttttgctaGGCTCTCTGTCCCGTCTGCCGCGAGTCCATCAATTGCGATGTGAGAAGCTTAACTGGAGCACCTCCTCCAATCGACGTGGAAGCCGCTACGGACTTTGCCGTGACCCAAGAACTCCTGGACATGCAGCGCCAAATGGCTGAGCTGTTTCTGCGCCAACAACGTCGTGGTGGTATCATTGATCTTGAGGCAGAAGGCGTCAAACTATTGTTGACAACTGAGGACAACTCCAATGGCTCTGCTGAAGAACCCAGTCCTCCAGGAACTAGTCTTAATGCAATCGCTTCTCAGCCGGCTCAAGTGGTGAGAAAATCGATTCTTTTTACCCAATGTTCTAGTCAAAGGAATTTTTAAAGAACATACACTACAAAGAATTGTTCTGCACAGCAGCAATCGAAGCAACAAaatcaacagcagcaacagcacaACCAATCCCAGAACCACAAGGATGGACAAGCGCGACAATCTCATCAACAaaaccatcatcatcatcaccacGGCCACCATCGCAATAGGGGACGCGGCAAGGCCCATTACCGTCGGCACTTCGACCGCGTGCGCCAGAGCGACCCAGCTCCCAGATGACAATGGGCTGCCGGCCAATATCAATACCAACAACTGACCGAGCAGGAACAACAACACCAGCAACAACAGCtaaaacagcagcagcagaagatTGAGAGTAAAGTACTCGAGGGCGCAATGACGATGATGATATTAGCTGAAATAATGATAATGGCGTACGGTAGTAGTCTATATCAACTCCTCCTCCTAGCAtgtattaacaataataataatcgtctTCTACCAGTAAGCGCGGTAATGAACTTATAGGTATTGTTGTTCAGCAACATTCCCATTGCTACGGTGTATAAGATGGGACGTGTTggttactattattattattattattattattattattattattattattgctattattattaccaCGTTGATCACGACGAGGACGCGAACGACTGTCAACGTAGACTGAATAACGAGCCATGGTGCTTCTTTTTAATGCCGTCGGCCGGCGCCGTGACCAGCTGACCGTGTTTTTTCCCACGCGCGCGGTATATTTCACGATATTGTACACGTACATACCCATGTATACCATTATTATGATATACGTGTATTTGTAAAACTCAATAGGCAATTGTGTAAGGATAATGAGGTGGGTTTAAAGAAATTTACTAGGACAAACAAGTGATGATGcataatcaaaaaataaataaataaataaaaaaatttgcaacGTGTTTCGAAAAATTGTTATCGGTATAAAGGTAAAACCAGGCTGTTACGATATTATTGttgacgagaaaaaaaactaataatacgGAACGCGTATcgaagaatataataattattttttaccttttaataaatttactgcAGGCGAGCCTCGATTTTTAAGAGGATGTGAAGGAGACGCTGTGATTTTATACTGATCATGGTTTCGTTATTTCctaaaacagattttttttttcaaatctacGTTCGGAATTTGTGGCGTTATTAATTACATATGTTtagattttgtaataaatgaGTTATCAAAACTGATATTATTATACTTCTAATCTAAATCTttattacataaaaatctGTTGGATAAGCATCTTCCAACGATGATCAGTATAATatcaattgaatttttatacaaCTTTCATATCCTTTTAATAGCCGTAATGGCTTTGTGTCGATAAACTGACTTATCGACTAAATTTAATGTCAATGTGTATTACTACAATAATACGTCTCGTACACGCGCCGCGATTATGTTATATATCTTTCAGAATCAAACGTACAAAGAAGCATATATTGATCAatacttacaaaaaaaaacttcattttcaaaatatagtCAGCGTgattatcataatttttaatttgtttaaactaTGCTTGACTGTGATATTTTCGTGTaggaggatttttttttatattttaagttatatatttttttaatcatttttctcAGAGCATATAACgtgttttatttagttttatatcTTAATTTAGTATAATTTACTTCACTTAAATGATCAAATATCATAAGCtcctgatttatttattttagttgtctaCAATGATATCATTAAATGATTAATTCTGAAATTGCATTGATTATTACTGTTACAAATCACTTTGAGCAACTTTGATAAACTATTAGTGTTTGAGTGgattaaatcttttaatttaaatactaATTAAAGTTTACTTTGTCAAAAAGTTTATGCAATTCGTTATCATGCAATTATCCAATActgctttgaaaaataacttttgaccaattttcattataaacaATATTACAGTTGAGTTCAATTCTTGTTCCTTAATACTTATTGTGATGTATGAGCTTATgtattgaaaacaaaaataagtgGATAGAAAAGAAAGTAATTATTCACATAGTTAAAGTACTGTACAAACATTGAGTGTGGGACACTCCCATATTATATACCGTGCCATAAATGTTGCCAAAActagaaaaaattttgattttatcgaTATCATCAATACCTGCTCCGTGCTTGTGAATGTTgcttgattaattaaattaaatattccaTATCTTACATATTTGAATATTTCCTCACGAAAGGAGTAACATAAACTTCGACTTAGATAAAGCAGAAATTAGTAGATTTATGGAAACGAATAGTTTATGTAGCATGTATCTTAAGAGGAGGAAGAATTAAAATCTAAAGTCAtgtgtttcttttttaagTTAACGTTCTTGGTCGTTAAATTATTCTGctgattttcatatatatatatatatatatatatgtgtgtgtgtatatatatatatacacacacacattatgcgtcttttaatttacttacgaaaatttcgaaattatccatcagaaaagaaagagaggtTTTAAGAATGATTTATAATGCTCTCGTACTTTTCTTATGAAAGAAGAATTTATTACTGTATTTTTCATCGAAATTTAATACTGCGTTTGTATTGCACAAAGGAAACAAAGAAAAGTAAACGCAAGAGTAATTTTTGGTTAACTTTACACTTTTGTAAATGTACCTGCCGCCATAGGCAAAGCCATATAGGTTGTATACAAATGTCTATTATGACAATACCATTGCTGTTTGTTTAAACTCTGTGTAACCGGGTTTTGAAACTAATAAAAGTATAATTATCGCACACTAATTTTGATCGTATAATTTATTCATCTACTTTACCTTGTAAATCTATCTCTGACTTCTTTCTATCACTAAATACTGTAATGATATAATACAAGTACAAATACTAAATTTTTATGTTTGCCACTATGAAACCTTTAATTTAAAACTTATTTATGTTATcattagtaaaatttttaattctttacttcaattaaaaaataatgtgaatatcatttgaaattatgcATAACTAAGAGCAGTATTATGAAAGTGCAAGTATATTACTACTATTTTCATGTTatgactaattttttttttgtaaacttGAATTGATAACAATAATCTTTATGGATTATTATAAATGCATGAATCAATATTACtcgattataattttttatacaacaaaaaaaaaacagtagtACACCattaaaatcaataacaaaaatatgaaataaataacCAAAACTTTTTCACTTCTAAACAACCGAAATCTCGCagttttaattataatgatTACTATAACGGCACGTGAGTTTTTTCTCTAAAGGTTATAAAGTACAACGGcacaatataaataaaaaaatatttaacaacatttatatattatatatatatatatatatatatatatatatatatatatatatatatatatatatatatatatatatatatatatatatatatatatatataactgtaATAATCTAACACCTCTAACTACTCCTTATCATAATTCAATCATATGAGATGTTTGAGTGCAGATTATTCGTCTACATAGCATCCGTAGCATATGTATTGTCTATATCACATTTTTGATAAGTCAAAATTAAACGAAGCAAGAGTTAGTCACCATATAGTCAccatgaaaaatttatttgatatATCTCTTTATCATTCAAACATCTCGCATGATAAATGAATCACTAACTCTTTAATCCCTTTCTcgaatttatttacaataatttagaTCACCGATCGTATAGTGCTCGGTGGCGATGGCGGTGGCGTGGACAACTGCAGTGAGTCGTAAAAAACAATACTCGGCGATGGGATCTTTTCACCCTTGTAATTTTCGAGTTTCGCGTGCAGTTCATTAAGTCCAAGATGCAACGGATCCCAAAAGTTCTTACTTTTGGATAATATGTCAGTTATAGTATTGAGTAATACTGGACTAAGGGGTCGAGGGGATGGCAGATTTGTCAGTGAAACACTGATCACGCTGCTGGCACTGTCAGCATAGCCCTCGTCAAGACTCTCCTCGGATACTTTTGtggattttaataattgatcCTTGAGTTCCTGAGATAAGCatgcaattattaaaaatcagatTAATGGATGCTTAATTATAAGTTAATCCTAGTCTTACTTTATTTCTTTCAAGAGCTTGTTTTAAACAGTCTTTGATTGAAGAATCCACTTTTGTCTTCTGGAAAACAATTAGGACTCATTGAGAAAGTGTTTTTTTCATCAAGTATGGAAAATAAAATCCTGATCTTACCTCGGAAAGAGCGCGTTGTCTACTTTGTTCTTGGCAAAGCTGCTTTTGCAAGTGGTTGGCTTTCCTCCTCTCCTGCCTTAATCTTCTGAAGAGCGACGCATTCGCCGAATACGACAAAGATTTTAAACGTTTGTTTTCATTGTATATGTCCTGCATGGCATTTAATTTCTCTTCCAACTCCGCGTTTCTActttttagcagtctgtgttGGGCTATCATTTTGGACAGCTGCGAGCGCAACTGCTCTATGGCATCTTCAACCTATTTTaagcatatttttaaaaattaacataaataaaaatacgcaACGCCTTCATAGTCTTTCAAAGAATTTAtgtaagaaaaagaaattacattaataaaatctaggtttgaaaaatgttttagaTAAACCAACCTGTTCATGTTCTTGTCTACTGGACAGCAGACTCATCTGCAGAGTCTCGTTCTCTGATCTGAGTTTTTGCAGTTCGATCCTTAATTCTCCTCCGATTTCCGCAAGCTCGGCTCGCTCGCTTTGGCACCTCTGCAAACTGTCTTCCTCAGAAGACAGGAGGGTACGTAGCTTGACCATCCCACTCTCGAGTGACACCTTCTCCACCTCTGCGCTCATCAAACGCTGTTCCAGAGCTCGAAGCTCAGCTCTCGCATCCTGTAGCTCCTCGTCTGCTGTCTCTAATTTGCACTCCAACTCTTGGTAGGTTGACATTGGCACTGATGATTGCTGCTGTGGCTGTTGTTGCAGATTGCAGCTCTAGAGAAGAGTTCTTAGCCTTAATATATCTTTTATCaggataaaaaattaaaaataaattgcttCGTGTCTCACCTTAAGACTATGATCCttcatttttaacaattcGATTTCTGCTTGCAAAATATCCTTTTCTTTCTTATGCTTTTGTACAACAAGCAGATAATCTTCATTTAATTGTTTCCACTTAGCAGTAATATTCACAAGAGTTTGATGCTTTTGCCTTAACATACTTTGATACGTATCTATTTCTACTTGTAAGGACTTTTTGTTAGCCTGCACTTTGTGCATTTGTCCTTGATACCATTTTGTAGAATTTTCAGCAGCGACAAGGCGACACTGAGCATCCTTTACAGAGTTATGCAGTTTTTGCTTTTCCTGCAGTGAGCTTTGAGCCTCCATGTAGAGCTCTgctatcttattttttaatcctTGATTGGCAGCGTTTTTGGCATTTATTTCTATTCTAGCATTTTCTAAATCAATTCGCAATCGTTCGTTATCTAATTCTAATGAAGCAACTCGCTTCGACAGCTCTACATTTAACACATCTGGAGTTGAGAGGTGATGCAGTCGAAATTCATCCGTTATCATCTGCAGAGAGTCCGCGGATGCGATGGAATCCAGTTCGCATCTTGAGGAATCTGAGCCTGCATCCATGGTTTATTATTCTAATTTTCATCTGAAATACAATCATTATTGTAAGATTGACACACTAcaaaatgttttaataaaagtaaCAAACAGGGATGCACATGCATGAGACTATGAATGTgagataaaaatttgattaatgaTAGAAAGTGAAAGTCACACGTGATGTAAAAAATGGAAGGAGATTGTGAGTGTACTTATACCTAGAGCAATGAATCTGAATGTTTTGTATGAACAATATGGAACAAAAAGACTTAACACTGTttaactaaaattaaaaaactttgttTACAGTAATGtcagcaaaaaaaattaacttcaAACTCATTCGTTTACGAAATAAAATTCTCAACAAGCCGATAACACAAGCGAATCCAAAAACAGACGAACAAGTTTATCGAAAATCGTGACGAAAGCAACTACTTAATCTTTAGCACATTTCCACGTTATCAATGCCGCAGCTCAAGAATAGGCCACTGCGAATGACAAGTGCTCAAAAATAACCACCTGCTATGATCATCTTCATTTTCGCGACCGCCACTGCTGCAGTCTCTCAGACGAAGCTTTTGCACCGATGGGCCACTGTTGAAGCAACTTTGAGCTCCCCCGAATCATCTCGTTGACAATTCAGACGGATTTTATTAGCTGATTGAACACAATGCATAATGGCACCGACAAATTTAGCAAGTGCGTGGGCGAAAAAGCTACTTAAAACGAGATAAAAAACAGACGCGAACTTGGCCGCGCGTGAACAGTCCTCCCCCGCAGCTGGTAAATTATCGACTGGTCTGTGTTCGAGAGACGAGCACCAACTTCACGAGGTTCATGTGTGTTTTGCGCAGGTGGATTGTTTGTTTACAATcggcttttttattttgctgctGTAGTTTGTTGTTATCGTTGGGTATATATTGCTGGTATTGACGGTTTCGATCATTCGAATAGTCGTTGGTGATTAATTTCTACAA
This genomic interval carries:
- the LOC103315544 gene encoding E3 ubiquitin-protein ligase RNF25 isoform X2, which encodes MSAVIDERVTDEIEALRAILLDDELHIAENDRGEPESIETLVFPSTGEDSQSQYVCVRLIVELLPGYPDTIPIVNLRNPRGLDEETVKQIQSDADAKCKDIVGQPMMFELIELVREHLTRSNLPTGQCAVCLYGFREGDEFTKTECYHHFHSHCLAAHVAAAERYYREEQEKLPLWQQDTTNKFQALCPVCRESINCDVRSLTGAPPPIDVEAATDFAVTQELLDMQRQMAELFLRQQRRGGIIDLEAEGVKLLLTTEDNSNGSAEEPSPPGTSLNAIASQPAQVQSKQQNQQQQQHNQSQNHKDGQARQSHQQNHHHHHHGHHRNRGRGKAHYRRHFDRVRQSDPAPR
- the LOC103315852 gene encoding polyamine-modulated factor 1-binding protein 1 isoform X1 — protein: MDAGSDSSRCELDSIASADSLQMITDEFRLHHLSTPDVLNVELSKRVASLELDNERLRIDLENARIEINAKNAANQGLKNKIAELYMEAQSSLQEKQKLHNSVKDAQCRLVAAENSTKWYQGQMHKVQANKKSLQVEIDTYQSMLRQKHQTLVNITAKWKQLNEDYLLVVQKHKKEKDILQAEIELLKMKDHSLKSCNLQQQPQQQSSVPMSTYQELECKLETADEELQDARAELRALEQRLMSAEVEKVSLESGMVKLRTLLSSEEDSLQRCQSERAELAEIGGELRIELQKLRSENETLQMSLLSSRQEHEQVEDAIEQLRSQLSKMIAQHRLLKSRNAELEEKLNAMQDIYNENKRLKSLSYSANASLFRRLRQERRKANHLQKQLCQEQSRQRALSEKTKVDSSIKDCLKQALERNKELKDQLLKSTKVSEESLDEGYADSASSVISVSLTNLPSPRPLSPVLLNTITDILSKSKNFWDPLHLGLNELHAKLENYKGEKIPSPSIVFYDSLQLSTPPPSPPSTIRSVI
- the LOC103315544 gene encoding E3 ubiquitin-protein ligase RNF25 isoform X1, with translation MSAVIDERVTDEIEALRAILLDDELHIAENDRGEPESIETLVFPSTGEDSQSQYVCVRLIVELLPGYPDTIPIVNLRNPRGLDEETVKQIQSDADAKCKDIVGQPMMFELIELVREHLTRSNLPTGQCAVCLYGFREGDEFTKTECYHHFHSHCLAAHVAAAERYYREEQEKLPLWQQDTTNKFQALCPVCRESINCDVRSLTGAPPPIDVEAATDFAVTQELLDMQRQMAELFLRQQRRGGIIDLEAEGVKLLLTTEDNSNGSAEEPSPPGTSLNAIASQPAQVQQSKQQNQQQQQHNQSQNHKDGQARQSHQQNHHHHHHGHHRNRGRGKAHYRRHFDRVRQSDPAPR
- the LOC103315852 gene encoding polyamine-modulated factor 1-binding protein 1 isoform X2 yields the protein MDAGSDSSRCELDSIASADSLQMITDEFRLHHLSTPDVLNVELSKRVASLELDNERLRIDLENARIEINAKNAANQGLKNKIAELYMEAQSSLQEKQKLHNSVKDAQCRLVAAENSTKWYQGQMHKVQANKKSLQVEIDTYQSMLRQKHQTLVNITAKWKQLNEDYLLVVQKHKKEKDILQAEIELLKMKDHSLKSCNLQQQPQQQSSVPMSTYQELECKLETADEELQDARAELRALEQRLMSAEVEKVSLESGMVKLRTLLSSEEDSLQRCQSERAELAEIGGELRIELQKLRSENETLQMSLLSSRQEHEQVEDAIEQLRSQLSKMIAQHRLLKSRNAELEEKLNAMQDIYNENKRLKSLSYSANASLFRRLRQERRKANHLQKQLCQEQSRQRALSETKVDSSIKDCLKQALERNKELKDQLLKSTKVSEESLDEGYADSASSVISVSLTNLPSPRPLSPVLLNTITDILSKSKNFWDPLHLGLNELHAKLENYKGEKIPSPSIVFYDSLQLSTPPPSPPSTIRSVI